A portion of the Phaeodactylum tricornutum CCAP 1055/1 chromosome 7, whole genome shotgun sequence genome contains these proteins:
- a CDS encoding predicted protein, which yields INLPFLLNRYLQESGFVHSAFSFAHESMLGRTGLRSADKALPPGALISFLQKGLQYVGIEERLRHDSTGGRKAATETEGDFSLLSPLTLAQPHVNTAAELMGLQKNNLVQQESTASSGGIDTLAVTAQGGKRVASGSKRSIKKQKKDKPDPRKGKLIDDAKKSLEGKELHPMDVEENDNQADSASFPAHKGNSPQPLPAQEPLNGQAVEINGSTGQTTTSGVNGGQHEFTRKNVDQQQHSTIDVDKEDAATDVSPKEILKLEMHQSEVFMCAWNPVFSDLIATGSGDASARIWQMRGLYAAAGLTTVKLLPHGTDPRDKKNKDVTTLEWSSDGLLLATGSYDGVARVWARNGALMHTLKGHNGPIFSLKWNKRGNFLLSGSYDKTTIVWDVSGPAGFVEQQFTDHQAPALDVDWKDDVTFASCSTDKTVHICRVGVPKPLKVYSGHTDEVNAVKWDPSGQLLASCSDDCTAKVWDVESDRTDPLHDLTSHQQEIYTVKWSPTGSGSKNPSKKAVLATASFDGSVRLWDVKDGSCYRVFNRHRDSVYSVAFSPSGDYLASGSLAGQMYIWNIEEGRHIKSYKGKGDIFEVAWNKEETRVAACFSSNVVAVIDFDKSTII from the exons ATCAACCTGCCTTTCCTCTTGAACAGATACTTGCAGGAGTCAGGCTTTGTACATTCAGCCTTCTCTTTTGCTCACGAAAGTATGTTAGGAAGGACTGGTTTACGCTCGGCGGATAAAGCTTTACCTCCGGGGGCACTGATAtcttttttgcaaaaggGTCTACAATACGTTGGAATCGAGGAACGCCTTCGACATGACAGCACAGGAGGGAGAAAGGCTGCAACTGAGACGGAAGGAGACTTTTCTCTCCTTTCCCCTCTCACA CTGGCACAACCGCATGTCAATACTGCCGCAGAGCTTATGGGTCTGCAAAAAAATAACCTAGTCCAACAGGAAAGTACTGCTTCTTCTGGTGGAATAGATACACTAGCCGTCACTGCTCAAGGGGGGAAACGAGTCGCATCTGGGTCGAAACGAAGCATtaagaagcaaaagaaggatAAACCTGACccaagaaaaggaaaactCATTGACGATGCAAAGAAAAGTTTAGAAGGCAAAGAGTTGCATCCAATGGACGTTGAGGAAAACGACAACCAGGCGGACTCGGCTTCCTTTCCTGCTCACAAAGGAAACTCACCGCAGCCGCTACCAGCGCAGGAACCTTTGAATGGCCAGGCTGTGGAAATCAATGGATCAACGGGGCAAACGACTACTTCCGGGGTAAACGGTGGACAGCATGAATTCACAAGGAAGAACGTTGACCAGCAGCAACATTCCACTATCGATGTTGATAAAGAAGACGCCGCAACAGACGTTTCTCCGAAAGAAATATTGAAATTGGAAATGCATCAATCTGAAGTCTTTATGTGTGCTTGGAATCCTGTATTTTCGGATCTCATTGCCACGGGTAGTGGTGACGCATCGGCGAGAATATGGCAAATGCGTGGACTGTATGCTGCTGCTGGATTGACTACTGTGAAGTTGTTGCCGCACGGCACCGACCCAAGAGATAAGAAGAATAAGGATGTTACAACGCTTGAATGGTCGTCTGATGGGTTGTTATTGGCTACTGGAAGCTACGATGGAGTTGCTCGTGTCTGGGCGCGCAATGGAGCCCTCATGCATACGTTAAAGGGGCACAACGGTCCTATTTTTTCGTTGAAATGGAATAAGAGAGGGAATTTTCTGCTGTCCGGGAGTTACGACAAAACAACGATCGTTTGGGACGTTTCAGGACCAGCTGGGTTTGTGGAGCAACAATTTACTGACCATCAAGCACCCGCTCTCGACGTCGACTGGAAGGACGATGTGACATTCGCATCCTGCTCTACGGACAAAACGGTCCACATATGCCGAGTAGGTGTACCCAAGCCCTTAAAAGTTTATTCAGGACATACAGACGAAGTAAATGCCGTGAAATGGGATCCCTCAGGTCAGCTGCTAGCAAGTTGCTCGGACGATTGTACGGCCAAAGTTTGGGACGTGGAGTCTGATCGCACAGACCCGCTTCATGACCTTACGAGCCACCAGCAGGAAATATACACTGTAAAATGGAGCCCAACTGGTTCGGGTTCGAAAAATCCTTCGAAAAAAGCCGTTTTAGCGACGGCATCGTTCGATGGTTCAGTACGACTTTGGGACGTAAAAGACGGTTCCTGCTACCGAGTTTTCAATCGTCATCGAGACTCGGTGTACTCGGTTGCCTTTTCACCGTCGGGGGACTATCTTGCTAGCGGGTCTCTTGCTGGGCAAATGTATATCTGGAATATTGAGGAAGGGCGTCATATAAAGAGCTACAAGGGAAAGGGCGACATTTTTGAAGTGGCATGGAACAAAGAAGAGACTCGAGTAGCTGCTTGCTTCTCATCGAATGTCGTTGCGGTGATCGACTTTGACAAAAGCACAATCATATGA
- a CDS encoding predicted protein encodes MSRAALWRQEGNVKEREQRAEEVFLKAVEDGQLRARSKGVLPLWGAPDSFHFNPLLLRNTVRSLYFQKCCEKLLDWNAVVDEIYYEVKYLQPFALDKSPSTAFCLLLRLLTLRVTNHQMELTLKHTDSPYIRGIGFLYLRYAGPPEQIWSFIESSLQDEEELVIEAGHRGKRSTIGQFVRSLFSSRDFYGTSLPRLPIQTERDIQVKILQAEKIAERAFHHFENQQRMRVFQTLGAEIRALYGDEDNPVTWYRAMVDRVIFRDEASGQTLKYPKFVVTFPEYGNTETVSLGEIDALDGQWKDEKSSSVGRRDSPDVRGLHGGDEGELYEEVRRREKETVTAEKGWARRPSTTKRLLAQQLHRGHSIQDEATVRRKSAVPLLATSSQQELNVLASPKKRSADELAAIAEKKRKLMAKYG; translated from the coding sequence ATGTCGAGAGCTGCGTTGTGGCGCCAGGAAGGCAATGTCAAGGAGCGCGAACAACGAGCTGAGGAAGTTTTCCTCAAGGCTGTTGAGGACGGCCAGCTACGTGCTCGTTCCAAAGGCGTCCTACCCTTGTGGGGGGCGCCCGACTCGTTTCACTTCAATCCTCTTTTATTGCGTAATACTGTCCGATCGCTTTACTTTCAAAAATGCTGCGAAAAATTGCTGGACTGGAATGCTGTCGTCGACGAGATATATTACGAAGTCAAATATCTACAGCCCTTTGCGCTAGACAAATCACCGAGTACGGCGTTTTGCCTGTTACTCCGGCTCTTAACGTTACGCGTGACGAATCATCAGATGGAATTGACGCTAAAACATACTGATTCGCCGTACATCCGAGGAATTGGCTTTCTATATTTGCGCTACGCCGGACCACCGGAACAAATATGGTCCTTCATAGAATCCTCTTTGCAAGATGAGGAAGAGCTGGTAATAGAAGCGGGACATCGCGGGAAGCGGAGCACCATTGGTCAATTTGTCCGTAGTTTATTCAGCAGCCGAGATTTTTACGGAACCTCCCTACCTCGACTTCCAATTCAAACCGAACGGGACATTCAAGTAAAAATTTTGCAGGCGGAAAAGATCGCTGAACGAGCATTTCATCACTTTGAGAATCAGCAACGAATGCGGGTCTTCCAAACTTTAGGCGCTGAAATAAGGGCTTTATATGGCGATGAAGATAACCCGGTGACGTGGTATCGAGCAATGGTGGACCGAGTGATTTTTCGAGATGAGGCATCTGGTCAAACATTGAAGTATCCAAAATTTGTCGTGACTTTCCCAGAGTATGGCAACACTGAAACCGTTTCGTTGGGCGAGATTGATGCACTGGACGGACAATGGAAGGACGAAAAATCTAGCTCTGTCGGACGCAGAGACTCTCCTGATGTACGGGGACTTCATGGTGGAGATGAGGGAGAATTATATGAGGAGGTCAGAAGGCGAGAGAAAGAAACGGTGACAGCCGAAAAGGGTTGGGCTCGCCGACCATCAACGACGAAAAGACTTCTTGCACAACAGCTTCACAGGGGACACAGTATACAGGATGAAGCTACGGTGAGACGCAAATCGGCAGTACCCTTGCTGGCTACATCGAGCCAGCAAGAACTGAACGTGCTAGCTTCGCCAAAGAAACGATCGGCTGACGAGCTAGCTGCCATTGCTGAGAAGAAGCGCAAGTTGATGGCGAAGTATGGGTAG